One region of Phragmites australis chromosome 18, lpPhrAust1.1, whole genome shotgun sequence genomic DNA includes:
- the LOC133898368 gene encoding putative kinase-like protein TMKL1, producing MHPCAPNFFLLPLLPLVLLPLALASSDIALLLAKVKPALQGASTTTNAQLATWNASTPLCLWRGLRWSTPDGLPLRCDKAAARANLSLASDPALLLTSIRLPAASLAGRLPPDLGAFSALEYLYLAANSLSGAVPLELGNAPALSALDLAGNDLSGALPTSTWNLCDRIIELRLHGNALTGAIPAPVGPNTTCDRLRVLDLGANRFAGEFPTFVTAFRGLQRLDLGGNRLSGPIPGPLAGMAGHFQALNLSYNNFSGQLPPGFADSRFTAESFLGNNPELCGPPLRQCVSASGLSSRGVAGMVIGLLAGAVVVASVCIGWAQGRWRRNRIRRRAAAEGEAEMLEYAEDDAAEGRLVVFEGGEHLTLEEVLNATGQVMEKASYCTVYKAKLAGGGGSIELRLLREGSCKDAASCAPVVRRIGRARHENLVPLRAFYQGRRGEKLLVYDYFPRSRTLQELLHGGEGRPALTWARRHKVALGAARALAYLHAGQGEAHGNVRSSNVVVDELFVARLAEYAVDRLLVPAAEEAVLATAKGNGYKAPELQSMKKCSARTDVYAFGILLLELLMGRKPCGSGGTRGRVMNDLPSVVKVAVLEETALEEVLDAEVVKGLRNSPAEEGLVQALKLAMGCCAPVASARPSMAEVVRQLEESRPKNQHPRSALYSPTESRSDAGTPTTA from the coding sequence ATGCATCCTTGTGCGCCTAACTTCTTCCTCCTACCACTCCTTCCCTTGGTCCTGCTGCCGCTCGCCTTGGCCTCCTCCGACAtcgccctcctcctcgccaaGGTCAAGCCCGCGCTGCAGGgcgcctccaccaccaccaacgcCCAGCTCGCCACCTGGAACGCCTCCACGCCCCTCTGCCTCTGGCGCGGCCTCCGCTGGTCCACACCCGACGGCCTCCCGCTCCGCTGCGACAAGGCCGCTGCGCGGGCCAACCTCTCCCTCGCCTCCGACCCCGCCCTCCTCCTCACATCCATCCGCCTCCCCGCCGCCTCGCTCGCCGGACGCCTCCCGCCGGACCTCGGCGCCTTCTCCGCACTCGAATACCTCTACCTCGCCGCCAACTCCCTCTCCGGCGCTGTCCCGCTCGAGCTTGGCAACGCGCCCGCGCTCTCTGCCCTCGACCTCGCCGGGAACGACCTCTCCGGCGCGCTCCCGACCTCCACATGGAACCTATGCGACCGCATCATCGAGCTACGCCTCCACGGCAACGCCCTCACCGGAGCCATCCCCGCACCGGTCGGGCCCAACACAACCTGCGACCGCCTCCGCGTCCTTGACCTCGGTGCCAACCGCTTCGCCGGCGAGTTCCCCACCTTCGTCACAGCATTCCGCGGCCTCCAGCGCCTCGACCTCGGCGGAAACCGCCTGTCCGGACCCATCCCTGGCCCCCTCGCAGGGATGGCAGGACACTTCCAGGCGCTCAACCTCTCCTACAACAACTTCTCCGGCCAGCTTCCCCCGGGCTTCGCGGACTCCCGCTTCACCGCGGAGTCGTTTCTTGGCAACAACCCGGAGCTGTGCGGCCCGCCGCTGCGCCAGTGCGTGTCGGCTTCCGGTCTCAGCTCCCGCGGCGTCGCCGGGATGGTCATCGGCCTCTTGGCCGGCGCCGTCGTCGTGGCGTCGGTGTGCATCGGGTGGGCGCAGGGGAGGTGGAGGCGGAACAGGATAAGGAGGCGCGCGGCGGCTGAAGGGGAGGCCGAGATGCTCGAGTACGCAGAGGATGACGCGGCGGAGGGGAGGCTGGTGGTGTTCGAGGGCGGCGAACACCTGACGCTGGAGGAGGTGCTGAACGCGACGGGCCAGGTGATGGAAAAGGCGAGCTACTGCACGGTGTACAAGGCGAAGCTGGCGGGCGGAGGGGGCAGCATCGAGCTCCGGCTGTTGCGCGAGGGCAGCTGCAAGGACGCGGCGTCGTGCGCGCCGGTGGTGCGGCGCATCGGGCGGGCGCGGCACGAGAACCTGGTGCCGCTGCGGGCCTTCTACCAGGGGAGGCGCGGCGAGAAGCTGCTGGTGTACGACTACTTCCCGCGCAGCAGGACGCTCCAGGAGCTCCTACACGGCGGCGAGGGGCGGCCAGCGCTGACGTGGGCGCGGCGGCACAAGGTCGCGCTTGGCGCGGCGCGCGCGCTAGCGTACCTGCACGCGGGGCAGGGCGAGGCGCACGGCAACGTGCGGTCGTCGAACGTGGTGGTGGACGAGCTGTTCGTGGCACGGCTGGCGGAGTACGCGGTGGACCGGCTGCTGGTGCCGGCAGCGGAGGAGGCGGTGCTGGCGACGGCGAAGGGGAACGGGTACAAGGCCCCGGAGCTGCAGTCGATGAAGAAGTGCAGCGCGCGCACGGACGTGTACGCGTTCGGGATACTGCTACTGGAGCTGCTGATGGGGAGGAAGCCATGTGGCTCTGGAGGGACGAGGGGGAGGGTGATGAATGATCTGCCGTCGGTGGTGAAGGTGGCGGTGCTTGAGGAGACGGCGTTGGAGGAGGTGCTGGACGCGGAGGTGGTGAAGGGGTTGCGAAACAGTCCGGCAGAGGAGGGGCTGGTGCAGGCGCTAAAGCTGGCGATGGGGTGCTGCGCGCCGGTGGCGTCGGCTCGGCCGAGCATGGCGGAGGTGGTGCGGCAGCTGGAGGAAAGCCGGCCCAAGAACCAGCACCCGCGGTCGGCGCTGTACAGCCCCACGGAGAGCAGGAGCGACGCCGGCACGCCCACCACGGCCTAG
- the LOC133898809 gene encoding mediator of RNA polymerase II transcription subunit 15a-like isoform X1 yields the protein MDGANWRPTQGADPAAAGVDPNAAAPAGGDWRAQLQPEARSRIVSKIMETLKKHLPVSVPEGLSELKKIAVRFEEKIYTAATNQSDYLRKISLKMLSMESQTKSQQNPGNAQVIPNQNPPGPAPGLPPQGINPAQSSAMPLMSQQQTRQPNTSTSVQASLPSLGQSLPGVGQTSTLQNMSGMTQNTMNNGLAQGAPQDIYAAQRQMAGRQQQQQQAQSQLIYQQQKMLMNQKLQQNSLMQPHMQQQQSLLQSTQMQSSQQPMMQMSSGLQPGQSTIPQTQPMAMQSTTQSGIQQNPLKAVQQSVQSLLQQPTQSVVRQQQHPQSSMHQQPSLQQAQSTQQPNIPLQQHQQQLMGHQPNLQQNQLIGQQNNVVEMQQQQRLPVQSNNLLNMQQNQQMLNQQPMSLHQPQQLGSQANMSSLQQQQQLLGTVPNVSNIQRMHMLQQTNAAAQQPQQQQHAQQPSMGLLQPQSQQNQLQQPQQHMISQFQSQPNQLQQQLGMQQQPSMQQRLQTSAGILLQQNNIDQQKQYIQAQRGLQEVSSSTSVDSTAQTGHPGAGDWQEELYQMIKSLKDQYLAELSDLYNKISMKLQHVDNHMPPQKQTDQYEKMKGFKVMLERTLNFLQINKSSIQPALREKIPLYERQIIGILNSQRRKPVQSSGQQPFQQSGGQGPSSNISQQHQASQGLQQHDSHTNHMPQASLTSMSTGGQSSGAAGVQHVPTSQATNFGVPTTQQNVANALQVGSNLETAQGNNFNSVQHGSMSGSLQQGSTGPMQGAMNAQQQSSSNMLSHSSISTMQPNTNSMQANANSLQQLKQQQQEHHMMQSQQVKRQMIQQLQQKQMLQQHLPIQQQLQKQQQTQMQVQQLHSGNDVNELKVRQGAAMKSGIYQQVGPRGNYYQQLKPGGAFPISSPQNLQASSPQISHHSPQVDQHNLLPSQLKTGTPLHSASSPFVPSPSPPVAPSPIPVDSDKPLSNLSSLTNAGQAGHQQTSLAPQTQSIAVNTPGISASPLLAEFTSADVSQANVPTQIPIKSSAAERPLDRLLKALRTTQHQSLSAAVSDIGSVVSMIDRIAGSAPGNGSRAAVGEDLVAMTKCRLQARNFITHDGSGTSKKMKRDTSAMPLGSVNDSFKQPYSVHTPELQSTATSRVKWQKVEVNHALLEEIHEINQQLIDTELHVCEDDAESFAATSEGAEGTVIKCTFTAVAVSPNLKSLFASAQMSPILPLRLLVPASYPKCSPVLLDKFPDEQSKNSDDLSTKAKSKFGILLRGLAEPMSLREIARTWDACARKVIAEYAQQTGGGSFSSSYGCWESCVGA from the exons AATGGAGACTCTGAAGAAGCATCTGCCAGTATCAGTACCAGAGGGGCTGAGTGAGCTTAAAAAAATTGCTGTTCGATTTGAAGAGAAGATCTATACTGCAGCAACCAACCAG TCGGATTATTTGCGGAAGATTTCTCTGAAAATGCTCTCTATGGAGAGTCAGACAAAGTCGCAACAAAACCCTGGAAATGCTCAAGTGATTCCAAATCAAAACCCCCCCGGCCCAG CACCGGGACTTCCTCCACAAGGCATTAATCCAGCACAGTCATCAGCAATGCCCTTGATGTCTCAGCAACAGACCCGGCAGCCAAATACTTCTACATCTGTACAAGCTTCTCTCCCTAGCCTTGGTCAGAGCTTGCCGGGTGTCGGCCAGACATCCACTCTGCAGAATATGTCTGGCATGACACAGAACACTATGAATAATGGCTTGGCACAAGGTGCTCCACAAGATATTTATGCTGCACAAAGGCAAATGGCAGGAAggcagcaacagcaacaacaagCACAGAGTCAATTAATTTATCAGCAGCAGAAAATGTTGATGAACCAGAAATTGCAGCAGAATTCACTTATGCAACCAcacatgcagcagcagcaatctTTGTTGCAGTCAACACAGATGCAATCTTCGCAGCAACCCATGATGCAAATGTCATCTGGCCTTCAGCCCGGGCAGTCTACCATTCCACAGACACAGCCGATGGCCATGCAGTCAACTACTCAGAGTGGTATACAACAGAATCCATTGAAGGCAGTTCAACAATCTGTGCAATCATTACTCCAACAACCTACACAATCTGTTGTGAGGCAACAGCAACATCCACAGTCCTCCATGCATCAGCAGCCTTCTCTGCAACAGGCTCAGTCAACTCAACAGCCCAACATTCCTTTGCAACAACATCAGCAACAGTTAATGGGCCATCAGccaaatttacaacaaaatcaGTTAATTGGTCAACAGAATAATGTAGTAGAGATGCAACAGCAACAAAGGCTACCAGTTCAGTCAAATAATCTTCTGAATATGCAGCAAAATCAGCAGATGCTGAACCAGCAGCCTATGTCCTTGCACCAGCCACAGCAATTGGGCTCCCAGGCAAATATGTCAagtctgcagcagcagcagcagcttcttgGTACTGTGCCTAATGTTTCCAACATTCAACGAATGCATATGCTACAACAAACAAATGCAGCTGCTCAGCAACCACAGCAGCAACAGCATGCTCAGCAGCCATCGATGGGTTTGTTGCAACCTCAGTCTCAGCAGAACCAACTTCAGCAACCACAGCAGCATATGATATCGCAATTCCAGTCTCAGCCTAATCAATTGCAACAACAATTAGGAATGCAACAGCAACCTTCAATGCAACAAAGACTTCAAACTTCAGCTGGCATACTCTTGCAACAGAATAACATTGATCAACAAAAGCAATATATTCAGGCACAGAGGGGCCTTCAAGAAGTTTCATCCAGCA CATCTGTGGACTCCACTGCTCAAACTGGTCATCCAGGTGCAGGTGATTGGCAAGAGGAGTTATATCAAATG ATTAAGAGCTTAAAAGACCAGTACTTGGCAGAACTAAGTGATCTGTATAATAAGATATCTATGAAGCTACAACATGTTGACAACCACATGCCACCTCAAAAGCAAACAGACCAGTATGAAAAGATGAAGGGCTTTAAAGTAATGTTGGAGCGCACATTGAATTTCCTGCAAATCAACAAGAGCAGCATTCAACCAGCTCTCAGGGAAAAAATCCCTTTATACGAGAGGCAAATTATCGGTATCCTAAATTCACAAAGAAGGAAGCCTGTGCAGTCATCAGGACAGCAACCCTTTCAGCAATCTGGTGGGCAAGGTCCTAGCTCTAACATTTCACAGCAACATCAGGCTTCCCAAGGTTTGCAGCAGCATGATAGTCATACCAATCATATGCCTCAAGCAAGTTTAACAAGTATGAGCACAGGAGGACAGTCCTCTGGTGCAGCTGGTGTCCAGCATGTACCTACGTCTCAAGCAACAAACTTTGGTGTTCCAACAACACAGCAAAATGTTGCAAATGCACTGCAGGTTGGCTCTAATTTGGAGACTGCTCAAGGAAATAATTTTAACTCTGTGCAGCATGGTTCAATGAGTGGCTCATTGCAACAGGGAAGCACTGGGCCCATGCAGGGTGCAATGAATGCACAACAGCAATCTAGTAGTAACATGCTATCTCACAGCTCGATTAGTACAATGCAGCCTAATACCAATTCAATGCAAGCAAATGCAAACTCACTGCAGCAGCTAaagcagcaacagcaggagCATCACATGATGCAAAGTCAGCAAGTGAAACGTCAGATGATCCAACAGTTACAGCAAAAGCAAATGCTTCAACAGCATCTCCCAATACAACAACAATTGCAGAAACAGCAGCAAACGCAGATGCAGGTTCAACAGCTTCATTCTGGAAATGATGTGAACGAGCTAAAGGTTAGACAAGGAGCTGCAATGAAATCTGGAATTTATCAACAGGTGGGCCCACGAGGGAACTACTATCAGCAGTTGAAACCGGGTGGTGCATTCCCAATTTCTTCACCGCAAAACCTCCAAGCATCATCTCCACAAATTTCACACCATTCTCCTCAGGTTGATCAGCACAATCTTTTGCCATCTCAACTCAAGACTGGGACGCCATTGCATTCAGCGAGCTCACCATTTGttccatctccatcaccacctGTTGCCCCATCTCCTATACCAGTCGATTCAGATAAACCACTGTCCAATTTGTCGTCACTTACTAATGCTGGGCAGGCTGGACATCAGCAAACATCTCTTGCACCTCAAACACAATCAATAGCCGTTAACACACCAGGTATATCGGCGTCGCCCTTGCTAGCAGAATTCACAAGTGCTGATGTAAGTCAGGCTAATGTACCAACTCAAATTCCAATCAAATCAAGTGCAGCAGAAAGGCCTCTAGATCGCTTACTTAAAGCA CTGCGAACAACACAGCACCAGTCTCTTAGTGCTGCAGTTAGTGATATAGGATCTGTCGTCAGCATGATCGATAGGATCGCTGGATCGGCACCTGGTAACGGTTCTAGAGCTGCTGTGGGTGAAGATCTCGTTGCAATGACAAAGTGCCGCCTGCAAGCCAGAAACTTCATTACACATGATGGGAGTGGTACATCAAAGAAAATGAAACGTGACACGAGTGCTATGCCTCTTGGAAGTGTCAATGATAGCTTCAAGCAACCATATAGTGTGCATACCCCTGAGCTACAATCAACTGCAACCTCACGTGTCAAGTGGCAAAAAGTTGAG GTAAACCATGCTCTGCTGGAGGAGATTCATGAGATAAACCAACAGCTTATAGATACAGAGCTCCATGTATgcgaggatgatgccgagtcATTTGCTGCCACATCTGAAGGGGCTGAAGGAACAGTCATTAAATGTACTTTTACTGCTGTTGCTGTTAGTCCCAACTTGAAGTCCTTGTTTGCTTCAGCACAGATG AGTCCAATTTTGCCATTGAGGTTGCTTGTTCCTGCTAGCTACCCAAAATGCTCGCCGGTGCTCCTAGACAAGTTTCCGGACGAACAAAG CAAAAACTCGGATGACCTGTCTACCAAAGCCAAGTCGAAGTTTGGCATATTGCTCCGGGGTCTTGCTGAGCCAATGTCACTGCGAGAGATTGCAAGGACATGGGATGCTTGTGCCCGCAAAGTGATTGCAGAGTATGCTCAGCAAACTGGTGGAGGTAGTTTCAGTTCAAGCTACGGCTGTTGGGAAAGCTGCGTAGGTGCCTGA
- the LOC133898809 gene encoding mediator of RNA polymerase II transcription subunit 15a-like isoform X2 — protein MDGANWRPTQGADPAAAGVDPNAAAPAGGDWRAQLQPEARSRIVSKIMETLKKHLPVSVPEGLSELKKIAVRFEEKIYTAATNQSDYLRKISLKMLSMESQTKSQQNPGNAQVIPNQNPPGPAPGLPPQGINPAQSSAMPLMSQQQTRQPNTSTSVQASLPSLGQSLPGVGQTSTLQNMSGMTQNTMNNGLAQGAPQDIYAAQRQMAGRQQQQQQAQSQLIYQQQKMLMNQKLQQNSLMQPHMQQQQSLLQSTQMQSSQQPMMQMSSGLQPGQSTIPQTQPMAMQSTTQSGIQQNPLKAVQQSVQSLLQQPTQSVVRQQQHPQSSMHQQPSLQQAQSTQQPNIPLQQHQQQLMGHQPNLQQNQLIGQQNNVVEMQQQQRLPVQSNNLLNMQQNQQMLNQQPMSLHQPQQLGSQANMSSLQQQQQLLGTVPNVSNIQRMHMLQQTNAAAQQPQQQQHAQQPSMGLLQPQSQQNQLQQPQQHMISQFQSQPNQLQQQLGMQQQPSMQQRLQTSAGILLQQNNIDQQKQYIQAQRGLQEVSSSTSVDSTAQTGHPGAGDWQEELYQMIKSLKDQYLAELSDLYNKISMKLQHVDNHMPPQKQTDQYEKMKGFKVMLERTLNFLQINKSSIQPALREKIPLYERQIIGILNSQRRKPVQSSGQQPFQQSGGQGPSSNISQQHQASQGLQQHDSHTNHMPQASLTSMSTGGQSSGAAGVQHVPTSQATNFGVPTTQQNVANALQVGSNLETAQGNNFNSVQHGSMSGSLQQGSTGPMQGAMNAQQQSSSNMLSHSSISTMQPNTNSMQANANSLQQLKQQQQEHHMMQSQQVKRQMIQQLQQKQMLQQHLPIQQQLQKQQQTQMQVQQLHSGNDVNELKVRQGAAMKSGIYQQVGPRGNYYQQLKPGGAFPISSPQNLQASSPQISHHSPQVDQHNLLPSQLKTGTPLHSASSPFVPSPSPPVAPSPIPVDSDKPLSNLSSLTNAGQAGHQQTSLAPQTQSIAVNTPGISASPLLAEFTSADVSQANVPTQIPIKSSAAERPLDRLLKAFVLQCSCEQHSTSLLVLQLVI, from the exons AATGGAGACTCTGAAGAAGCATCTGCCAGTATCAGTACCAGAGGGGCTGAGTGAGCTTAAAAAAATTGCTGTTCGATTTGAAGAGAAGATCTATACTGCAGCAACCAACCAG TCGGATTATTTGCGGAAGATTTCTCTGAAAATGCTCTCTATGGAGAGTCAGACAAAGTCGCAACAAAACCCTGGAAATGCTCAAGTGATTCCAAATCAAAACCCCCCCGGCCCAG CACCGGGACTTCCTCCACAAGGCATTAATCCAGCACAGTCATCAGCAATGCCCTTGATGTCTCAGCAACAGACCCGGCAGCCAAATACTTCTACATCTGTACAAGCTTCTCTCCCTAGCCTTGGTCAGAGCTTGCCGGGTGTCGGCCAGACATCCACTCTGCAGAATATGTCTGGCATGACACAGAACACTATGAATAATGGCTTGGCACAAGGTGCTCCACAAGATATTTATGCTGCACAAAGGCAAATGGCAGGAAggcagcaacagcaacaacaagCACAGAGTCAATTAATTTATCAGCAGCAGAAAATGTTGATGAACCAGAAATTGCAGCAGAATTCACTTATGCAACCAcacatgcagcagcagcaatctTTGTTGCAGTCAACACAGATGCAATCTTCGCAGCAACCCATGATGCAAATGTCATCTGGCCTTCAGCCCGGGCAGTCTACCATTCCACAGACACAGCCGATGGCCATGCAGTCAACTACTCAGAGTGGTATACAACAGAATCCATTGAAGGCAGTTCAACAATCTGTGCAATCATTACTCCAACAACCTACACAATCTGTTGTGAGGCAACAGCAACATCCACAGTCCTCCATGCATCAGCAGCCTTCTCTGCAACAGGCTCAGTCAACTCAACAGCCCAACATTCCTTTGCAACAACATCAGCAACAGTTAATGGGCCATCAGccaaatttacaacaaaatcaGTTAATTGGTCAACAGAATAATGTAGTAGAGATGCAACAGCAACAAAGGCTACCAGTTCAGTCAAATAATCTTCTGAATATGCAGCAAAATCAGCAGATGCTGAACCAGCAGCCTATGTCCTTGCACCAGCCACAGCAATTGGGCTCCCAGGCAAATATGTCAagtctgcagcagcagcagcagcttcttgGTACTGTGCCTAATGTTTCCAACATTCAACGAATGCATATGCTACAACAAACAAATGCAGCTGCTCAGCAACCACAGCAGCAACAGCATGCTCAGCAGCCATCGATGGGTTTGTTGCAACCTCAGTCTCAGCAGAACCAACTTCAGCAACCACAGCAGCATATGATATCGCAATTCCAGTCTCAGCCTAATCAATTGCAACAACAATTAGGAATGCAACAGCAACCTTCAATGCAACAAAGACTTCAAACTTCAGCTGGCATACTCTTGCAACAGAATAACATTGATCAACAAAAGCAATATATTCAGGCACAGAGGGGCCTTCAAGAAGTTTCATCCAGCA CATCTGTGGACTCCACTGCTCAAACTGGTCATCCAGGTGCAGGTGATTGGCAAGAGGAGTTATATCAAATG ATTAAGAGCTTAAAAGACCAGTACTTGGCAGAACTAAGTGATCTGTATAATAAGATATCTATGAAGCTACAACATGTTGACAACCACATGCCACCTCAAAAGCAAACAGACCAGTATGAAAAGATGAAGGGCTTTAAAGTAATGTTGGAGCGCACATTGAATTTCCTGCAAATCAACAAGAGCAGCATTCAACCAGCTCTCAGGGAAAAAATCCCTTTATACGAGAGGCAAATTATCGGTATCCTAAATTCACAAAGAAGGAAGCCTGTGCAGTCATCAGGACAGCAACCCTTTCAGCAATCTGGTGGGCAAGGTCCTAGCTCTAACATTTCACAGCAACATCAGGCTTCCCAAGGTTTGCAGCAGCATGATAGTCATACCAATCATATGCCTCAAGCAAGTTTAACAAGTATGAGCACAGGAGGACAGTCCTCTGGTGCAGCTGGTGTCCAGCATGTACCTACGTCTCAAGCAACAAACTTTGGTGTTCCAACAACACAGCAAAATGTTGCAAATGCACTGCAGGTTGGCTCTAATTTGGAGACTGCTCAAGGAAATAATTTTAACTCTGTGCAGCATGGTTCAATGAGTGGCTCATTGCAACAGGGAAGCACTGGGCCCATGCAGGGTGCAATGAATGCACAACAGCAATCTAGTAGTAACATGCTATCTCACAGCTCGATTAGTACAATGCAGCCTAATACCAATTCAATGCAAGCAAATGCAAACTCACTGCAGCAGCTAaagcagcaacagcaggagCATCACATGATGCAAAGTCAGCAAGTGAAACGTCAGATGATCCAACAGTTACAGCAAAAGCAAATGCTTCAACAGCATCTCCCAATACAACAACAATTGCAGAAACAGCAGCAAACGCAGATGCAGGTTCAACAGCTTCATTCTGGAAATGATGTGAACGAGCTAAAGGTTAGACAAGGAGCTGCAATGAAATCTGGAATTTATCAACAGGTGGGCCCACGAGGGAACTACTATCAGCAGTTGAAACCGGGTGGTGCATTCCCAATTTCTTCACCGCAAAACCTCCAAGCATCATCTCCACAAATTTCACACCATTCTCCTCAGGTTGATCAGCACAATCTTTTGCCATCTCAACTCAAGACTGGGACGCCATTGCATTCAGCGAGCTCACCATTTGttccatctccatcaccacctGTTGCCCCATCTCCTATACCAGTCGATTCAGATAAACCACTGTCCAATTTGTCGTCACTTACTAATGCTGGGCAGGCTGGACATCAGCAAACATCTCTTGCACCTCAAACACAATCAATAGCCGTTAACACACCAGGTATATCGGCGTCGCCCTTGCTAGCAGAATTCACAAGTGCTGATGTAAGTCAGGCTAATGTACCAACTCAAATTCCAATCAAATCAAGTGCAGCAGAAAGGCCTCTAGATCGCTTACTTAAAGCA TTTGTGTTACAATGCAGCTGCGAACAACACAGCACCAGTCTCTTAGTGCTGCAGTTAGTGATATAG